A genome region from Pseudomonas sp. N3-W includes the following:
- a CDS encoding translation initiation factor Sui1 has translation MAKKAASFAALGGLVFSTDAGRHCPDCSKPVDACICKQTVIPAGDGIARVRRESKGRGGKTVTTITGVPLAIEALTALATTLKKRCGTGGALKDGIIEIQGDHVELLLAELIKLGFKAKKSGG, from the coding sequence GTGGCCAAAAAAGCCGCATCCTTCGCCGCCCTTGGTGGCCTGGTATTTTCCACCGACGCAGGTCGTCATTGCCCGGATTGCAGTAAGCCGGTGGATGCCTGCATCTGCAAACAAACCGTTATCCCGGCCGGCGACGGCATCGCTCGCGTGCGTCGCGAAAGCAAGGGGCGTGGCGGCAAGACGGTGACCACCATCACCGGCGTGCCACTGGCCATCGAGGCGCTCACGGCCCTGGCCACCACATTGAAGAAACGTTGTGGCACTGGCGGAGCGTTGAAAGACGGGATCATCGAAATTCAGGGCGATCATGTCGAGCTACTCTTGGCAGAGCTGATCAAACTCGGTTTCAAGGCAAAGAAGTCCGGCGGCTAG